Proteins encoded within one genomic window of Dyadobacter chenhuakuii:
- a CDS encoding ABC transporter permease — protein sequence MNIRENIDEGLRSIQSNLLRTVLTALIIAIGITSLVGILTAIEGIQNSVNSSFADLGANTFTVKNKDDDEFRNGGRRSKQYPAVTYRQALTFANQFKSSYTATASLSADIGGAVQVNYLSQKTNPNTSVVGSDEQYLGINGYKIDLGRNLDKNDMENALNVAVIGQEIAKKLFQRVDPLNKDITFMGSRYKVVGVLQKKGSLGGQNDADRIILIPLENGRGLAANRALTYNITASAPNISDGDFIVEEARGIMRRIRNDALGKEDSFTIDRADAVAKDFEEVTGYLRIGGFGIGIITLLGASIALMNIMLVSVTERTREIGIRKSLGATPGVIRFQFLIEAIVVCILGGIAGLILGIVIGNVISGLISSDSTFVVPWTWMAMGILVCVVVGVLSGIYPAIKASRLDPIEALRYE from the coding sequence ATGAACATCAGGGAAAATATTGACGAAGGCCTCCGCTCCATTCAAAGCAATCTGCTCAGAACCGTCCTCACTGCGCTGATCATTGCCATCGGAATCACGTCCCTCGTCGGCATCCTGACCGCCATTGAAGGTATTCAGAATTCGGTCAACAGCAGCTTTGCAGACCTGGGAGCCAACACTTTCACCGTCAAAAACAAAGATGACGATGAATTTCGCAACGGCGGCCGCCGGAGCAAGCAATATCCCGCAGTAACCTATCGGCAAGCGCTTACATTTGCCAATCAATTTAAATCATCTTACACTGCAACCGCCTCACTTTCAGCAGACATAGGCGGAGCTGTTCAGGTAAATTATCTCTCCCAAAAAACCAATCCAAACACCAGCGTCGTCGGTTCCGACGAGCAATATCTGGGCATTAACGGCTACAAAATAGACTTGGGCCGTAATCTCGACAAGAATGATATGGAAAACGCGCTGAATGTTGCAGTGATAGGCCAGGAAATTGCCAAAAAACTCTTTCAACGCGTTGACCCGCTCAATAAGGACATTACTTTCATGGGCAGCCGTTACAAAGTCGTGGGTGTGCTGCAAAAGAAAGGTTCGCTTGGCGGACAAAATGACGCAGACCGCATCATCCTCATTCCCCTCGAAAATGGCCGCGGACTTGCCGCAAACCGCGCATTAACATACAACATTACCGCCTCTGCCCCGAACATTTCCGACGGAGATTTTATCGTGGAAGAAGCCCGCGGGATCATGCGCAGGATTCGGAACGATGCTCTGGGCAAAGAAGATTCATTCACCATCGACCGCGCGGATGCAGTCGCCAAGGACTTTGAAGAGGTGACCGGCTATCTTCGCATCGGCGGATTCGGCATTGGCATTATCACATTATTAGGCGCTTCCATCGCATTGATGAACATTATGCTCGTCTCCGTCACCGAACGAACCCGCGAAATCGGGATCCGGAAATCGCTCGGCGCAACGCCAGGTGTAATCCGTTTCCAATTTCTGATCGAAGCCATCGTTGTCTGCATACTGGGTGGAATAGCCGGCCTTATTCTGGGCATTGTCATCGGCAACGTCATTTCCGGCCTCATCAGCTCCGACAGTACATTTGTGGTTCCTTGGACCTGGATGGCGATGGGAATTCTCGTTTGCGTAGTTGTGGGCGTTCTTTCGGGGATTTACCCGGCCATCAAAGCCTCACGCCTCGATCCGATAGAAGCACTGCGTTATGAATAA
- the uvrA gene encoding excinuclease ABC subunit UvrA, translated as MSKELISHPVSNFVKVQGAKENNLKNVDLEIPRDALVVFTGVSGSGKSSLAFGTLYAEAQRRYLESVSPYARRLFNQMSIPQVDSIDGLPPAIALQQQRGGTSTRSSVGSVTTISNLIRMLYSRAGEYPAGQSIVYAESFSPNTPEGACPECHGLGVVYEVTEHSMVPDDSLSIREKAIAAWPTAWQGQNLREILMTLGYNVDIPWRDLPKKDRDWILFTEEQPVVPVYSGLNMAQVQQALARKMEPSYMGTFTGVKRYVMQTFANSPSQAMKKRVAKFMLSAQCPVCHGKRLRPEPLSVKFAGMDIAEFYQLNIKSLRDIVSSSLKSKSNDPDQEHPEKTLVLQRIGHDLLSRLDVLIDLGLGYLTLERSTPTLSPGELQRLRLGTQIHSNLFGVVYVLDEPSAGLHPADTQSLLRALDRLKAAGNSLFVVEHEIEIIRHADWVVDVGPGAGEKGGEILYSGPLQGLEKIHKSVTRRYLFNVDQSQKLAREAKGWLQLRDVSRNNLKHVDADFPLGVLTSVTGVSGSGKSSLISQALVELVLEKLGQQISGTDDQEDNLLQTESPKTTTGYISEGISHIRRLIPVDQKPIGRTPRSNLATYTGLFDHVRKLFANTKMAKSRKYDAGRFSFNVAKGRCPNCEGEGFVMVELLFLPSVYTPCPACHGSRYNEKTLEITYHDKNIAQVLGMTVDEAFDFFDSEPQINRALDVVRQVGLGYLRLGQPATELSGGEAQRIKLATELQRAQHGNTLYILDEPTTGLHPSDVDNLLIQLNKLVDQGNTVIVIEHDMHVVANSDWVIDVGPGAGDEGGEIVVCGSAATVAAEPVSQTGKYLASHFNEKTPLKDSG; from the coding sequence ATGTCAAAAGAACTAATATCACATCCGGTCTCCAATTTTGTCAAAGTGCAGGGAGCCAAAGAGAATAACCTGAAAAACGTTGATCTGGAAATACCCAGAGATGCATTGGTTGTATTTACGGGTGTCTCGGGTTCTGGTAAATCATCGCTCGCTTTCGGGACCTTGTATGCTGAAGCGCAGCGTCGTTATCTGGAGTCCGTCTCTCCGTATGCTAGGCGACTTTTTAATCAGATGTCCATTCCTCAGGTCGACAGTATAGATGGCCTTCCTCCTGCTATCGCTTTGCAGCAGCAGCGGGGAGGGACCAGCACACGTTCCTCAGTGGGCAGCGTTACGACGATTTCAAACCTGATCCGGATGCTGTATTCGAGGGCGGGAGAGTATCCTGCCGGTCAGTCCATCGTATATGCAGAATCGTTTTCACCTAACACTCCGGAAGGCGCCTGCCCGGAATGCCACGGCCTGGGTGTTGTCTATGAAGTGACGGAACATTCGATGGTGCCTGATGATTCACTCTCGATCAGAGAAAAAGCCATCGCGGCCTGGCCCACCGCGTGGCAGGGGCAGAACCTAAGGGAAATATTAATGACACTTGGTTACAATGTGGACATTCCCTGGCGTGACCTGCCCAAGAAAGATAGGGATTGGATCTTGTTTACGGAGGAGCAGCCGGTCGTTCCGGTTTATTCCGGACTTAATATGGCACAAGTTCAACAAGCCTTGGCGCGGAAAATGGAACCCAGCTATATGGGTACATTTACCGGGGTCAAACGGTATGTGATGCAAACATTTGCGAATTCACCGAGCCAGGCAATGAAAAAGCGCGTGGCAAAATTTATGCTGAGCGCGCAATGTCCCGTCTGCCATGGAAAGCGCCTGCGGCCTGAGCCATTATCTGTGAAATTTGCCGGAATGGATATTGCGGAATTTTATCAGCTCAATATCAAGAGCTTACGTGATATTGTATCATCATCCCTAAAATCCAAAAGCAATGACCCAGATCAGGAACATCCCGAAAAGACTTTGGTTCTTCAACGGATAGGTCATGATCTTTTGTCCCGCCTGGATGTGCTCATCGATCTGGGGCTTGGGTATCTGACGCTTGAAAGAAGCACCCCCACACTTTCGCCGGGAGAATTGCAACGCCTGCGTCTGGGGACTCAGATACACTCCAATCTTTTCGGCGTCGTCTATGTACTCGACGAACCATCCGCAGGTCTTCATCCTGCCGACACACAGTCATTGCTCCGGGCATTAGACAGGTTAAAAGCAGCTGGAAATTCACTTTTTGTAGTCGAACATGAGATCGAAATCATCCGCCATGCGGATTGGGTTGTCGATGTAGGGCCGGGCGCGGGTGAAAAGGGAGGTGAAATACTTTACAGTGGTCCGTTACAGGGATTGGAAAAGATTCACAAGTCCGTTACAAGGCGATATTTGTTTAATGTAGACCAAAGTCAAAAGCTTGCGAGAGAGGCAAAAGGATGGCTGCAGCTAAGGGACGTAAGCCGAAATAATTTAAAGCATGTCGATGCCGATTTTCCATTAGGCGTATTAACCAGTGTCACCGGCGTATCGGGCTCGGGCAAAAGTAGTCTTATAAGTCAGGCACTTGTAGAGCTTGTTTTGGAGAAATTGGGACAGCAAATATCAGGAACAGATGATCAGGAAGATAATCTTCTCCAGACGGAAAGCCCTAAAACAACGACCGGGTATATTTCAGAAGGGATAAGTCATATTCGCAGGTTAATACCAGTAGATCAGAAGCCCATCGGACGTACGCCACGGTCAAACCTGGCAACTTACACGGGTCTTTTTGATCATGTCCGGAAATTGTTCGCAAATACAAAAATGGCAAAGAGTCGCAAATACGATGCGGGTCGTTTTTCTTTTAACGTCGCAAAAGGACGCTGTCCGAATTGCGAAGGCGAAGGCTTTGTAATGGTCGAGCTCTTATTTCTTCCCAGTGTGTATACGCCTTGTCCGGCTTGCCATGGAAGTCGTTACAATGAGAAGACGCTGGAAATTACATACCATGACAAAAACATTGCCCAGGTGCTTGGCATGACTGTGGATGAGGCATTTGACTTTTTTGACTCTGAACCTCAGATCAACCGGGCGCTGGATGTCGTTCGTCAGGTTGGTCTGGGTTATCTGCGTCTTGGGCAACCGGCTACCGAGCTTTCAGGAGGTGAGGCGCAGCGCATAAAGCTGGCTACCGAATTGCAACGGGCGCAGCATGGCAACACATTATATATTCTGGATGAGCCTACAACAGGATTGCACCCTTCCGATGTGGACAATTTACTTATCCAGCTCAATAAGTTGGTTGATCAGGGTAATACGGTTATTGTCATCGAACACGATATGCACGTTGTCGCAAACAGCGACTGGGTGATCGACGTTGGGCCGGGTGCCGGAGACGAAGGTGGTGAAATCGTCGTTTGCGGTTCGGCAGCAACTGTTGCCGCTGAACCGGTAAGTCAAACCGGAAAATATTTAGCTAGCCATTTTAATGAGAAGACGCCATTAAAAGATTCAGGATGA
- a CDS encoding putative quinol monooxygenase translates to MVKLAILARLEAKPGKEQDVADFLKGALPLAMEEAGTISWFALQIGPSTFGIFDTFETQEGREAHLGGEIAKALMANAPDLLVADPVLEMVDLLAVK, encoded by the coding sequence ATGGTAAAATTGGCAATTCTGGCAAGGCTCGAAGCTAAGCCAGGTAAAGAACAAGACGTCGCGGACTTTCTCAAAGGCGCCTTGCCTTTGGCGATGGAGGAAGCAGGTACCATCAGCTGGTTTGCCCTGCAAATAGGTCCTTCCACATTCGGAATTTTCGATACATTCGAAACTCAGGAAGGCAGGGAGGCACATTTGGGAGGCGAGATCGCCAAAGCATTGATGGCAAATGCGCCAGACCTGCTTGTAGCTGATCCGGTCCTTGAAATGGTCGACTTACTAGCAGTCAAGTAA
- a CDS encoding VOC family protein → MSTFKNLLLLATLLFGGLVHAQSNFTSKSIGVGVVVADLQRSLDFYIKGIGMVKTGNFTINAEFGKRGGLTGGEAVDVNVLKLENSPEGTDWKLMSFGKKAGHPKSKFIQDDTGPQYITIQVKSLKPIIDRLKEQNVTFLGNTPTPLTKDSHFVLVQDPDGTFVELIGPM, encoded by the coding sequence ATGTCCACTTTCAAGAATCTGTTACTCCTTGCTACACTCCTCTTTGGCGGTCTCGTTCACGCACAATCCAATTTTACAAGTAAATCCATCGGAGTCGGCGTCGTGGTAGCAGACTTGCAACGCTCATTGGATTTCTATATAAAAGGGATCGGCATGGTCAAAACCGGCAATTTTACAATCAATGCAGAATTCGGTAAACGAGGCGGTTTAACAGGTGGTGAAGCGGTTGACGTAAACGTTCTTAAACTTGAAAACAGCCCCGAAGGCACCGATTGGAAACTGATGAGTTTTGGCAAAAAGGCAGGTCATCCAAAGTCAAAATTCATTCAGGACGATACAGGTCCGCAGTATATCACCATTCAGGTCAAATCCTTAAAACCCATCATTGACAGGCTGAAGGAGCAAAACGTGACTTTCCTGGGCAACACACCTACGCCTCTGACGAAAGATTCACACTTCGTACTGGTCCAGGATCCGGACGGGACATTTGTGGAGCTGATCGGGCCGATGTAA
- a CDS encoding PAS domain S-box protein, translating to MENNKHDFNNVFFQQASGLAKIGSWELDVVNDKIYWSTMVHELHETNPETFIPNLVTALGFYRNDYRSIVNEIILKSIETGAAFDFEAVIVTKKKKERWIRAIGNVEMIHGKCQRIIGSFQDIHSSKLLALQMREILESISDAFYAVDKNWKFTYFNKEAENLLLKKTEDVLGKNIWEVFPASADTVIRKIYQRVARSKKKESFEYHYPGNGKWYEINAYPSHGGISAYFKNIDERKQAAEKLDKAYQEKINILESIGDAFFTVNKDWVLTYLNKETEKVLHRKRDTLIGKNLWDEYPDAIETDFYRQYHKAAKTQENLTFEEFYPALKVWLEVTVYPSSTGLSVYFKDITLRKESDLRLLHSNERFEKVAEATHDAIWDWNILEDTLYWGPGFGSLFGYQVEKITPTLKSWTNHIHPEDRKQVLQSIYGTLENPRQTNWISEYRYKKNDDTFANVIDRGIVIRDENGNPTRMVGAMNDISERKKFEISRLEYVGQIETQNEKLKNIAWTQSHIVRAPLARMLAIMNAIDDNNKDLDDTLMWLKHLRDSANELDEIIKDVVEKAQHLT from the coding sequence ATGGAAAACAACAAACATGACTTCAATAACGTGTTTTTCCAACAGGCTTCAGGATTGGCTAAAATTGGAAGTTGGGAACTTGATGTAGTAAATGACAAAATTTACTGGTCGACGATGGTTCACGAACTGCACGAAACAAATCCGGAAACGTTCATCCCTAATTTAGTAACAGCCCTTGGTTTTTACCGAAATGATTATCGATCAATTGTAAATGAGATTATATTAAAAAGTATCGAGACGGGTGCAGCATTTGACTTTGAAGCTGTGATAGTTACTAAAAAAAAGAAAGAAAGATGGATTCGGGCTATTGGAAATGTTGAAATGATTCATGGAAAATGCCAGAGAATAATCGGAAGTTTTCAGGATATCCATAGTTCCAAGTTGCTGGCGCTTCAGATGCGTGAGATTTTGGAAAGTATATCTGACGCTTTTTATGCAGTGGATAAAAATTGGAAATTTACTTATTTTAATAAAGAAGCCGAGAACCTGCTGTTAAAGAAGACAGAAGATGTTTTAGGCAAAAACATTTGGGAAGTATTCCCAGCAAGTGCAGATACTGTCATTCGGAAAATTTATCAAAGAGTTGCCCGTTCAAAAAAGAAAGAATCCTTTGAATACCATTATCCGGGGAATGGGAAATGGTATGAAATAAATGCATATCCATCACATGGTGGCATATCAGCATACTTTAAGAATATAGATGAACGTAAGCAGGCCGCAGAAAAACTCGATAAAGCCTATCAGGAAAAAATTAATATCCTGGAAAGTATCGGAGACGCTTTTTTCACAGTAAACAAAGATTGGGTACTAACCTATTTGAACAAAGAAACCGAAAAGGTTTTACACAGGAAAAGGGACACCCTTATTGGTAAAAACCTTTGGGACGAATATCCTGACGCAATAGAGACTGACTTTTATCGCCAATATCACAAAGCAGCAAAAACTCAGGAAAATTTGACTTTTGAAGAGTTTTATCCGGCATTGAAAGTATGGCTCGAAGTGACGGTGTATCCATCAAGCACCGGACTTTCCGTCTATTTTAAGGACATTACATTAAGAAAAGAGTCGGATCTACGCTTGCTTCACTCCAATGAACGCTTTGAAAAAGTCGCCGAGGCGACCCATGATGCGATATGGGATTGGAATATCCTAGAAGATACACTCTATTGGGGGCCCGGTTTCGGTAGTCTGTTTGGATACCAGGTTGAAAAGATTACTCCAACATTAAAGTCCTGGACAAATCATATCCATCCTGAGGATCGGAAACAGGTATTACAAAGTATTTATGGAACGCTTGAGAATCCTCGCCAAACCAACTGGATCTCCGAATACCGTTACAAAAAAAATGACGACACCTTTGCCAATGTGATTGATAGGGGTATTGTAATTAGAGATGAAAATGGAAATCCTACCCGTATGGTAGGTGCTATGAATGATATCTCAGAGCGAAAAAAATTTGAGATAAGCAGACTAGAATATGTCGGACAAATTGAAACACAGAATGAAAAACTAAAAAATATTGCGTGGACTCAGTCACATATTGTTCGGGCACCCCTTGCGAGAATGCTCGCAATTATGAATGCTATTGATGATAACAACAAAGATCTGGATGACACTTTAATGTGGTTAAAACATTTAAGAGATTCCGCTAACGAGTTGGATGAAATTATAAAGGACGTAGTTGAAAAGGCGCAACATTTAACTTGA
- a CDS encoding response regulator: MNKAIVIVDDDPIVRLVIQRMVHNIDSSITCHQCENGEVGLLRIEKLQNITDYIVVLLDINMPVLNGWEFLDRLQQLNIVASDKFKLYMITSSTDASDKIKARSYPVIKKLYPKPLSKQDLKEILSSDEMP, translated from the coding sequence ATGAATAAAGCTATTGTCATTGTAGATGACGATCCAATTGTTAGATTAGTCATCCAAAGAATGGTGCACAACATTGATAGTTCAATTACTTGCCATCAATGCGAAAATGGAGAGGTTGGTTTATTGAGAATAGAAAAACTACAAAATATAACCGATTACATTGTTGTACTTTTGGATATTAATATGCCCGTTTTAAATGGATGGGAATTTTTAGACAGACTGCAACAACTAAATATTGTTGCCAGTGATAAATTCAAATTATACATGATCACCTCCTCTACAGATGCAAGTGACAAGATTAAAGCTCGATCTTATCCGGTGATTAAAAAGCTCTATCCCAAACCGCTTTCAAAACAAGATTTAAAGGAAATTCTTAGTTCTGATGAAATGCCTTAA
- a CDS encoding helix-turn-helix domain-containing protein → MKSIEAPRHIRTITEYHRLMQLPRPEHPLISVVRFEDIKAQPAVAPKSISHHFYTIALKKNVNSKIRYGQQDFDFDEGVMVFMSPRQILSVESSGEEEFKHTGWLLLIHPDFLWNTTLSGKIKQYEFFCYHLREALHLSEKEEALVVGLMQQIEQEYHANMDASSHHVMIAQLELMLTYAERFYQRQFLTRRISNHTILERMEKLLTHRFKDDILAAEGIPTVESVAEALNLSPDYLSRLLTTLTKQSTRHFIQDKLINLAKEKLSTTDLSVNEIAFQLGFEHPQSFSKLFKNKTRYSPVEFRQSFN, encoded by the coding sequence ATGAAGTCAATTGAAGCACCAAGGCACATTCGCACCATCACCGAATATCATCGATTGATGCAATTGCCCAGACCTGAGCACCCGCTCATCAGCGTGGTGCGATTTGAGGATATCAAAGCGCAGCCTGCCGTGGCTCCGAAAAGTATCAGCCATCACTTTTACACAATCGCGCTCAAGAAAAACGTCAACTCCAAAATCAGATATGGCCAGCAGGACTTCGATTTTGACGAGGGCGTTATGGTGTTTATGTCGCCCAGGCAAATTCTGTCGGTGGAGTCTTCCGGCGAAGAGGAATTCAAACATACCGGATGGCTTTTACTCATCCATCCTGATTTTTTATGGAATACCACCTTGTCGGGCAAAATAAAGCAGTATGAATTTTTCTGCTATCATCTCCGGGAGGCACTACACCTTTCTGAAAAAGAGGAAGCGCTGGTTGTGGGCCTGATGCAGCAGATCGAGCAGGAGTACCACGCCAATATGGATGCATCGAGCCACCACGTCATGATTGCGCAGCTTGAATTAATGCTCACGTACGCAGAGCGATTTTATCAACGGCAATTCCTAACTCGCAGGATTTCGAACCATACTATCCTGGAACGGATGGAGAAGTTGCTAACCCATCGTTTCAAAGACGATATCCTGGCAGCCGAAGGTATCCCGACAGTCGAGTCTGTGGCCGAGGCATTGAATCTGTCCCCGGATTATCTAAGCCGTCTGCTGACAACACTGACCAAACAAAGCACCAGGCATTTCATACAAGACAAGCTCATTAACCTGGCAAAAGAAAAACTTTCCACCACCGACCTGTCAGTGAACGAGATCGCCTTTCAGCTGGGATTTGAGCATCCTCAGTCGTTTAGTAAATTGTTCAAGAATAAGACGCGCTATTCACCGGTCGAGTTTAGGCAGTCTTTTAATTAG
- a CDS encoding SDR family oxidoreductase, with the protein MRILVTGATGALGSAVIETMLKKIPASSIAILTRKEERRLSFQEKAFRAYLGDFEDMPSLDHAMKDVDKVLLISASDEGDRVQQHRNVVDAAKRAGVAGIAYTSRSLRDRNNLSNPLMMDHFTTEDYIRESGLQYTIFRNALYMDVIPLFAGKQVFDTGIVQSAGMGKVAFALRQEMGEAIAHVMLDEPCENKTYLLTGGEAYSFDDVARALTELSGKEVRYTSVESQAFEDILVQKGIPQAMARKITDFNADIRNGQESVVTADLAQKLGRPPAALKEGLKLLFGL; encoded by the coding sequence ATGCGGATATTAGTAACAGGCGCGACGGGTGCGTTGGGAAGTGCAGTGATCGAAACGATGCTGAAAAAGATCCCGGCCAGCAGCATTGCCATTCTTACCCGAAAAGAGGAAAGGCGATTGTCGTTTCAGGAAAAAGCATTCCGGGCGTACTTAGGCGACTTCGAAGATATGCCTTCGCTTGACCATGCCATGAAAGATGTAGATAAGGTCTTACTAATTTCAGCTAGCGACGAAGGCGATCGGGTGCAGCAGCACCGCAATGTTGTGGATGCAGCGAAAAGGGCAGGAGTAGCGGGCATCGCCTACACGAGCCGTTCGTTGCGGGATAGGAATAACCTTTCTAACCCTTTGATGATGGACCATTTTACCACCGAAGACTATATACGGGAAAGTGGCTTACAATACACCATATTTCGGAATGCTTTGTATATGGACGTGATTCCGCTGTTTGCTGGCAAACAGGTATTCGACACCGGCATTGTCCAGTCCGCCGGAATGGGAAAGGTTGCATTTGCGCTTCGACAGGAAATGGGCGAGGCGATCGCGCATGTAATGCTGGACGAACCATGCGAAAACAAGACATACCTGCTTACAGGCGGGGAGGCCTATTCGTTCGATGACGTTGCCCGGGCATTGACTGAGCTGTCGGGAAAAGAGGTGCGCTACACCTCGGTTGAAAGTCAAGCGTTCGAAGATATACTGGTTCAGAAAGGCATTCCGCAGGCAATGGCAAGAAAAATTACCGATTTTAATGCTGATATTCGAAACGGGCAGGAATCCGTAGTGACCGCCGATCTGGCCCAAAAACTTGGGCGTCCACCCGCTGCACTTAAGGAAGGGCTAAAATTACTGTTTGGGTTATAA
- a CDS encoding sulfatase family protein, translated as MLQNACRIAGFILVIFSQNIQAQNLPAKRPKPNIVIIISDDHAFQAISAYGNKLVKTPNIDRIAQKGVRLDKAYVTNSICGPSRAVILTGKYSHKNGFKDNETSQFDHSQDNFAKHLQTGGYQTAWIGKIHLAGKPEGFNFFNLLPDQGSYYNPEFIGMDGKSIRKEGYVTNLIEDISEEWLDLRDSNKPFCLVVGHKATHRTWLPDTVDFGRYDSLTFPVPVNFYDQYKTRSAAAVQDMSIDKTMQMAYDLKMLSYSSKGEPTVNRMNPAQRAKFDAYYGAIEADLKSKNLTGKALAEWKFQRYMKDYYSTAESLDRNIGRMLDYLEKHELDQNTIVIYMSDQGFYLGEHGWFDKRFMYEESFRTPLLMQFPGVIKPGTNSSQMVMNLDIAPTLLDAAGLAIPSDMQGKSMLPFLANKAVKGREALYYHYYENGEHSVSPHFGVSTKDYKLIRFYKRVNSWELFDLNKDPSEESNVYGKKGYEKTTLALKQQLTKLIAEYDDKEAKVILRSEP; from the coding sequence ATGCTGCAAAACGCCTGCCGAATCGCAGGCTTTATCCTTGTTATCTTTTCCCAGAACATTCAGGCGCAAAACCTACCTGCCAAACGCCCGAAGCCGAATATTGTCATCATTATTTCGGACGATCATGCTTTTCAGGCGATCAGCGCGTATGGCAACAAGCTTGTTAAAACGCCCAACATTGACCGCATTGCACAGAAAGGTGTCCGCCTGGACAAAGCTTATGTTACTAATTCCATTTGCGGACCCAGCAGGGCGGTAATACTCACTGGCAAATACAGCCACAAGAATGGTTTTAAGGACAACGAAACCTCCCAATTCGACCATAGCCAGGACAATTTTGCCAAACATTTGCAGACCGGCGGATATCAGACAGCCTGGATCGGAAAGATCCACCTCGCAGGCAAACCGGAAGGATTTAACTTTTTCAATCTGTTGCCCGACCAGGGTTCTTACTATAATCCGGAATTTATCGGAATGGACGGAAAGAGCATTAGAAAAGAAGGTTATGTTACCAATCTGATCGAGGATATTTCCGAAGAATGGCTGGACTTACGTGATTCCAACAAGCCATTTTGCCTGGTGGTCGGCCACAAGGCGACGCACAGAACCTGGCTGCCGGATACGGTGGATTTTGGCCGATATGATTCGCTGACATTCCCAGTTCCAGTAAATTTTTATGATCAATACAAAACCAGAAGTGCTGCCGCAGTGCAGGATATGAGCATTGACAAAACAATGCAAATGGCATACGACCTGAAAATGCTCAGTTACAGCTCAAAAGGCGAACCCACCGTAAACAGGATGAATCCGGCGCAGCGAGCGAAGTTTGACGCTTATTATGGAGCGATTGAAGCTGACTTGAAATCAAAAAACCTGACCGGCAAAGCACTGGCAGAGTGGAAATTCCAGCGCTACATGAAGGATTATTACAGCACGGCCGAGTCGCTCGACCGCAATATCGGGCGCATGCTGGATTATCTTGAAAAACACGAATTGGATCAAAATACGATTGTGATCTACATGTCGGATCAGGGATTTTACCTGGGCGAACACGGCTGGTTTGACAAAAGGTTTATGTACGAAGAATCATTCCGTACTCCGCTGCTGATGCAATTTCCGGGCGTGATTAAACCAGGGACAAACAGCAGTCAAATGGTCATGAACCTGGATATAGCGCCTACGCTTCTGGATGCGGCCGGGCTTGCGATCCCATCGGATATGCAGGGAAAATCCATGCTGCCCTTCTTAGCAAATAAAGCTGTCAAAGGCCGGGAGGCATTGTATTATCATTATTATGAAAACGGTGAGCACTCGGTTTCACCGCATTTTGGGGTGAGCACGAAGGATTACAAACTCATTCGTTTTTACAAGCGGGTCAATTCATGGGAGCTTTTTGATCTGAACAAAGATCCCTCAGAGGAAAGCAATGTATACGGCAAAAAAGGATATGAAAAGACCACGCTTGCACTGAAACAGCAGCTCACGAAATTGATTGCGGAGTATGACGACAAGGAGGCGAAAGTGATCCTTAGATCAGAACCCTAG